The Bombus fervidus isolate BK054 chromosome 8, iyBomFerv1, whole genome shotgun sequence genome window below encodes:
- the Scrib gene encoding scribble planar cell polarity protein isoform X3: MFRCIPIFKGCNRQVEYIDKRHCSLPCVPDDILRYSRSLEELLLDANHIRDLPKNFFRLQKLRKLGLSDNEIHRLPPDIQNFENLVELDVSRNDIPDIPENIKNLRALQVADFSSNPIPRLPAGFVQLRNLTVLGLNDMSLTNLPPDFGSLEALQSLELRENLLKSLPESLSQLYKLERLDLGDNDIEVLPAHIGKLPALQELWLDHNQLQHLPPEIGELKTLACLDVSENRLEDLPEEIGGLESLTDLHLSQNVIEKLPDGLGELQKLTILKVDQNRLSTLNSNIGRCENLQELILTENFLLELPVTIGKLHNLNNLNVDRNSLQSLPTEIGNLKQLGVLSLRDNKLQYLPVEVGQCTALHVLDVSGNRLQYLPYSLINLNLKAVWLSKNQAQPMLTFQTDVDEETGQEVLICFLLPQLEIHPDDSGRIGMLGGMRNVIQDGEIRELGSSDDEGWQEKEASRTHSVKFTDEPPETDKETPFVRQNTPHPKELKAKAHKLFSKGKNDSRSASTDEQDVSQTFGLDKTETDISTKSNDLTTETIEQESLQPESIENAQKETIPGIAADNADFQSNNEPEIVSNQYITESNTDVRTEGSISESKDINDKDEEESENEETQRHVEFSIVEGTDYDGSGDSNRPNRLHRRDTPHHLKNKRIHTAIDKEKVASIIAQALTKKNDEISTSTSAPAEPTENFDAQSQGAISDAEPTIEVREEQYEIHIERTTGGLGLSIAGGIGSTPFKGDDEGIFISRVTEGGPADLAGLKVEDKVLSVNGVSVVNVGHYDAVEVLKACGRVLVLVVQREVTRIVPPYEQVSSRKDSACSSLSTSRAPSATSHVSSTGLPHNLENGDALPHDAIKSKKIPEPISSTKAGNEPMVSVLVHTTLIRDQNGLGFSIAGGEGSPPFKDNSDAIYISRITDGGVAQKDGKLLVGDKVISINGVEMRGAKHEQAVALLTGLERFVRLVVEREIPLSQANAATVVTPSEKSPRVIGAPRPYTGLYNANSYIANRPGYTGYRRSIDADRTLSPSPTSKTPPPMKIETTELPKMNGVTESGNIKNVSSISPSPTNSQPHPQPAPRHSISQPTITPTTTTSSTPTSSTEPRSTSPQEDIQVPKPITNEEFQAMIPAHFLRPPTSSPSPDSHQGPIVTVTIKQPDNLPGDVNFPPAPTTLGKVTETITKSTLTETVVTRVTENQLVPPVIIEDVILVKEGSLGFSIIGGTDHSCTPFGAKEPGIFISHVVPGGIAAKSGKLRMGDRILKVNGTDVTKATHQEAVMELLRPGDQIVLTVQHDPLPENYQLVEIEYIPVTELVITKEPGEKLGMHIKGGLRGQKGNPLDHTDEGVFISKINSGGAAKRDGRLKVGMRLLEVNGTSLLGATHQEAVNILRCSGNTITLVVCKGYDKSEIEPVLPLSDGRDSKESRTSKELKDPAAEGTKSLSQSISSLDRDDEEAATLRQEQEMKAELVAWEQEERERALLEHREKSTPEKVLDVVRAAESLVSKSSSPVDMVVPPKSPGGTKDLKTTTIVMSKHTLAPQNTNSLSKERDGTSVDNPSPQSPVSTFTSSMNFDRTTAVQSLPSPKKKRSIPKHSITFADLPPSSRKEPINYPTSTNEYPSSLHDNRYISDPQITSYKKVYQNPIQTTQYSSRSKLPPTPLTAPPSMGDYGTSVPFDKRQNARSVGGSNQVELSPTPSPTPPLVKMSVSDKKKLFESAMEEHLKPSPKPEKVFSFLSQDEVEKMKQEEEKKIATLTRDELKSWAQLDENEGLEDLEETLEDQDNQRPNSRLSSRSSIPLLQNLPSSVRTAKAERRLKERLIQEGIISDEDEESHLSPAEQRALRAEKRAAWRQARLKSLEQDAIQAQMVIKKMSEMMDTTNKADPTQDSTDAVTAVIAVPETEKTADVETLREKIISLELSNAEDEVESIIGTGASDAESESEEITGQPSNMNTMQEKTETIIPTSATEDAAPKISANTILVSKKKKRKRSKKGRH, encoded by the exons ATATACCAGACATTCCTGAGAACATCAAGAATTTACGGGCACTTCAGGTGGCGGATTTCAGCAGTAATCCAATTCCAAG ACTTCCAGCAGGGTTCGTGCAATTAAGAAACTTAACTGTTTTGGGACTCAATGATATGTCCCTTACGAATCTACCGCCTGATTTCGGAAG CTTGGAGGCGTTGCAGTCATTGGAGTTGAGGGAAAATTTGCTCAAATCCTTGCCGGAATCGCTTTCCCAACTTTATAAATTGGAGCGGCTGGATCTTGGTGACAATGACATTGAAGTTTTA CCAGCACATATAGGAAAATTACCAGCATTACAAGAATTGTGGTTGGATCATAATCAGTTGCAACATTTACCACCGGAAATCGGAGAATTGAAAACGTTAGCATGCCTGGACGTATCTGAAAACCGTCTGGAAGATCTTCCGGAAGAAATAGGAGGTTTAGAATCTTTAACAGATTTACATTTATCGCAAAAtgttattgaaaaattgcCTGATGGTCTTGGAGAATTACAGAAACTTACTATACTCAAAGTCGATCAAAATAGGCTTTCTACTCTAAATTCAAATATAGGCAG GTGTGAGAACTTACAAGAATTAATTCTTACggaaaattttcttctcgaACTGCCTGTAACTATAGGAAAACTTCATAATCTAAACAATTTAAATGTAGATAGAAATAGTTTGCAGTCGCTTCCTACGGAAATTG gaaatttaaaacaattggGTGTACTGTCTTTAAGAGATAACAAACTGCAGTATCTTCCTGTCGAAGTTGGACAATGTACAGCTCTTCATGTGTTGGATGTCTCAGGCAAtag ATTACAGTACTTGCCATATTCCTTGATCAATTTGAACTTAAAGGCAGTATGGTTAAGTAAGAATCAAGCACAACCAATGCTTACTTTTCAGACAGACGTTGATGAGGAAACAGGGCAAGAAgtattaatttgttttcttttgcCACAATTGGAAATCCATCCAGATG ATTCGGGAAGAATTGGTATGCTTGGTGGTATGAGAAATGTTATTCAAGATGGCGAAATACGTGAGCTTGGTAGTAGCGATGATGAAGGCTGGCAAGAAAAAGAAGCGTCGCGAACGCATTCCGTGAAATTTACGGATGAACCTCCGGAAACTGATAAGGAG ACACCATTCGTACGACAAAATACCCCTCATCCAAAAGAATTAAAAGCAAAAGCTCATAAATTATTTAGTAAAGGAAAAAATGACAGCCGATCAGCATCTACAGATGAGCag GATGTTTCTCAAACATTTGGTTTGGATAAAACCGAGACTGATATTTCAACAAAGTCCAACGATTTGACTACAGAGACTATAGAGCAAGAATCGTTACAACCTGAATCTATAGAAAATGCACAAAAAGAAACCATACCTGGAATAGCGGCTGATAATGCAGATTTTCAGTCCAACAATGAACCAGAAATAGTTTCTAATCAATATATCACAGAATCTAatact gaTGTGAGGACTGAAGGTTCAATATCTGAAtcaaaagatataaatgaCAAAGATGAGGAAGAAtctgaaaatgaagaaacacAAAGACATGTCGAATTTTCTATCGTAGAAGGTACTGATTATGATGGTAGTGGTGATTCAAATAGACCAAATAGACTCCATCGTAGAGATACTCCACATCacttgaaaaataaacgaatccACACAGCAAtagataaagaaaaagtagCTTCCATTATTGCGCAG GCACttacgaagaaaaatgacgaaaTCTCCACATCCACGTCAGCACCTGCAGAACCCACAGAAAATTTTGACGCTCAAAGTCAAG GTGCGATTTCTGATGCTGAGCCGACGATAGAAGTGCGAGAGGAACAATACGAAATTCATATCGAAAGAACGACAGGTGGTCTTGGATTATCAATAGCTGGTGGAATTGGTTCAACCCCTTTTAAGGGTGATGATGAAGGCATTTTTATTTCCAGAGTCACAGAAG GTGGACCTGCAGACTTAGCAGGTTTAAAAGTGGAGGATAAAGTATTGTCTGTAAATGGTGTTTCAGTAGTAAACGTAGGTCATTATGATGCTGTGGAAGTTTTGAAAGCTTGTGGACGTGTCCTTGTATTAGTGGTTCAAAGAGAAGTTACGAGGATAGTGCCACCATATGAACAG GTATCGTCGAGAAAAGACTCAGCGTGCTCTAGTTTAAGTACCAGTAGAGCTCCAAGTGCGACGTCTCATGTTTCATCTACAGGTTTACCgcataatttagaaaatggtGATGCTTTACCTCATGATGCTAttaag TCTAAGAAAATCCCTGAACCTATATCATCAACAAAGGCGGGCAATGAACCAATGGTATCTGTTCTGGTTCACACGACATTAATACGGGACCAAAATGGGCTTGGATTTAGTATTGCCGGTGGAGAGGGTTCTCCACCATTCAAAGACAATAGCGAT gcgatatatatttcaagaatAACCGATGGTGGTGTGGCACAAAAAGATGGCAAATTATTAGTTGGAGACAAAGTAATATCT attaaTGGAGTTGAAATGAGAGGAGCCAAACATGAGCAAGCAGTTGCTTTATTAACAGGTTTGGAAAGATTCGTTCGATTAGTGGTCGAACGTGAAATTCCACTTTCGCAAGCAAATGCAGCCACAGTTGTAACACCTTCAGAAAAGTCACCACGAGTGATCGGTGCACCTAGACCATATACAGGATTATATAACGCCAATAGTTATATAGCAAATAGACCGGGTTACACCGGTTATCGACGTTCTATCGATGCTGATAGGACTCTATCGCCAAGTCCTACTTCGAAAACGCCTCCGCCTATGAAAATTGAAACTACTGAGCTACCGAAAATGAATGGTGTTACAGAATCAGGAAATATTAAGAACGTTTCTTCGATATCACCAAGTCCAACAAATAGCCAACCACATCCACAACCTGCCCCCAGGCATAGCATTTCGCAACCTACAATTACACCCACGACAACTACAAGCTCAACGCCCACATCTTCTACAGAACCTAGGTCAACCTCACCCCAGGAAGACATACAGGTACCGAAGCCTATCACCAACGAAGAATTTCAAGCCATGATACCTGCTCATTTCCTTCGTCCCCCTACTTCCTCACCATCACCAGATTCCCATCAAGGCCCTATCGTGACAGTGACAATAAAGCAGCCTGATAATCTACCTGGAGACGTCAATTTTCCTCCGGCTCCTACCACACTTGGTAAAGTTACTGAGACCATCACAAAGAGCACTCTCACCGAGACCGTCGTAACTAGGGTGACTGAAAATCAATTGGTACCACCAGTAATTATTGAG gaTGTAATTCTTGTAAAAGAAGGATCCCTAGGATTCAGTATTATTGGCGGTACAGATCATTCGTGTACTCCATTTGGTGCAAAAGAGCctggaatttttatatctcat GTTGTGCCTGGTGGTATAGCTGCAAAATCTGGTAAATTGAGAATGGGTGATAGGATACTAAAGGTAAATGGTACTGATGTAACAAAAGCTACTCATCAAGAGGCTGTGATGGAACTTTTGCGACCAGGCGATCAAATAGTGCTTACTGTCCAACATGATCCACTACCAGAAAATTATCAG CTGGTCGAAATAGAGTACATCCCTGTGACA GAATTAGTTATTACAAAAGAACCAGGCGAAAAATTGGGCATGCACATTAAAGGAGGACTTCGAGGACAAAAAGGAAATCCCCTTGATCATACAGATGAAGGGGTGTTTATATCCAAAATCAATTCAGGTGGTGCAGCTAAAAGAGATGGAAGACTGAAG gTTGGAATGAGACTACTAGAAGTCAATGGGACGTCGCTGTTAGGTGCGACTCATCAAGAAGCAGTAAATATATTACGGTGTTCAGGAAACACAATTACGTTAGTAGTTTGTAAAGGATATGATAAAAGTGAAATTGAACCAGTATTACCATTATCCGATGGTAGAGATTCTAAAGAATCTAGGACATCCAAGGAATTGAAGGATCCTGCAGCAGAGGGTACTAAATCATTATCGCAAAGTATATCTAGTTTGGATCGCGATGATGAAGAAGCAGCAACTCTCAGACAAGAGCAAGAAATGAAAGCTGAACTTGTAGCATGGGaacaagaagaaagagaacgtGCTTTGCTTGAACATAGAGAAAAATCTACCCCTGAAAAA GTATTAGATGTAGTAAGAGCAGCCGAATCATTAGTAAGCAAATCAAGTAGTCCGGTTGATATGGTTGTACCACCAAAGTCACCTGGTGGTACAAAAGATCTCAAAACAACCACTATTGTGATGAGCAAACACACTTTAGCACCTCAAAATACAAAT TCACTGAGCAAAGAGAGAGATGGAACATCAGTGGACAATCCATCGCCACAATCTCCGGTCTCTACTTTTACTTCATCAATGAATTTTGATCGCACTACTGCTGTCCAAAGCTTGCCCTCTCCAAAGAAAAAACGTTCCATACCGAAACATAGTATTACATTCGCTGATCTTCCTCCCAGTTCTAGAAAAGAACCAATTAATTATCCAACTTCAACAAATGAATATCCTTCATCTTTGCATGATAATAGATATATTTCTGATCCTCAAATTACTTCTTATAAGAAAGTCTATCAAAATCCTATCCAAACTACTCAGTACTCATCTCGTTCCAAACTTCCTCCTACTCCTTTGACTGCTCCTCCATCCATGGGAGATTATGGCACTTCAGTCCCTTTTGATAAACGACAGAACGCACGCTCTGTTGGTGGGAGTAATCAGGTTGAG cTTTCACCAACACCATCACCAACACCACCTTTAGTGAAGATGTCAGTTagtgataaaaagaaattgtttgaaaGTGCCATGGAGGAACATTTGAAACCTTCCCCTAAGCCAg AAAAAGTATTCAGTTTTCTAAGTCAAGATGAAgttgaaaaaatgaaacaagaaGAAG AAAAAAAGATAGCTACTCTAACGCGTGATGAATTAAAATCATGGGCTCAACTCGATGAAAACGAAGGCTTGGAAGATTTAGAGGAAACATTAGAAGATCAGGATAACCAGCGACCTAA TAGCCGACTGAGTTCGCGAAGTTCGATCCCCCTTCTGCAGAATCTTCCAAGCAGTGTAAGGACAGCAAAAGCAGAACGTCGCTTGAAAGAGAGACTGATACAGGAg GGTATAATTTCTGATGAAGATGAAGAAAGTCATTTGAGTCCTGCTGAACAAAGAGCACTAAGAGCAGAGAAGCGTGCAGCATGGAGACAAGCACGTTTAAAATCTCTGGAACag GATGCTATTCAAGCACAGATGGTAATTAAGAAAATGAGTGAAATGATGGATACTACAAATAAGGCAGATCCTACGCAGGATTCTACAGATGCTGTTACTGCTGTTATTGCTGTTCCTGAAACAGAAAAGACAGCCGAT
- the Scrib gene encoding scribble planar cell polarity protein isoform X4: MFRCIPIFKGCNRQVEYIDKRHCSLPCVPDDILRYSRSLEELLLDANHIRDLPKNFFRLQKLRKLGLSDNEIHRLPPDIQNFENLVELDVSRNDIPDIPENIKNLRALQVADFSSNPIPRLPAGFVQLRNLTVLGLNDMSLTNLPPDFGSLEALQSLELRENLLKSLPESLSQLYKLERLDLGDNDIEVLPAHIGKLPALQELWLDHNQLQHLPPEIGELKTLACLDVSENRLEDLPEEIGGLESLTDLHLSQNVIEKLPDGLGELQKLTILKVDQNRLSTLNSNIGRCENLQELILTENFLLELPVTIGKLHNLNNLNVDRNSLQSLPTEIGNLKQLGVLSLRDNKLQYLPVEVGQCTALHVLDVSGNRLQYLPYSLINLNLKAVWLSKNQAQPMLTFQTDVDEETGQEVLICFLLPQLEIHPDDSGRIGMLGGMRNVIQDGEIRELGSSDDEGWQEKEASRTHSVKFTDEPPETDKETPFVRQNTPHPKELKAKAHKLFSKGKNDSRSASTDEQDVSQTFGLDKTETDISTKSNDLTTETIEQESLQPESIENAQKETIPGIAADNADFQSNNEPEIVSNQYITESNTDVRTEGSISESKDINDKDEEESENEETQRHVEFSIVEGTDYDGSGDSNRPNRLHRRDTPHHLKNKRIHTAIDKEKVASIIAQALTKKNDEISTSTSAPAEPTENFDAQSQGAISDAEPTIEVREEQYEIHIERTTGGLGLSIAGGIGSTPFKGDDEGIFISRVTEGGPADLAGLKVEDKVLSVNGVSVVNVGHYDAVEVLKACGRVLVLVVQREVTRIVPPYEQVSSRKDSACSSLSTSRAPSATSHVSSTGLPHNLENGDALPHDAIKSKKIPEPISSTKAGNEPMVSVLVHTTLIRDQNGLGFSIAGGEGSPPFKDNSDAIYISRITDGGVAQKDGKLLVGDKVISINGVEMRGAKHEQAVALLTGLERFVRLVVEREIPLSQANAATVVTPSEKSPRVIGAPRPYTGLYNANSYIANRPGYTGYRRSIDADRTLSPSPTSKTPPPMKIETTELPKMNGVTESGNIKNVSSISPSPTNSQPHPQPAPRHSISQPTITPTTTTSSTPTSSTEPRSTSPQEDIQDVILVKEGSLGFSIIGGTDHSCTPFGAKEPGIFISHVVPGGIAAKSGKLRMGDRILKVNGTDVTKATHQEAVMELLRPGDQIVLTVQHDPLPENYQLVEIEYIPVTELVITKEPGEKLGMHIKGGLRGQKGNPLDHTDEGVFISKINSGGAAKRDGRLKVGMRLLEVNGTSLLGATHQEAVNILRCSGNTITLVVCKGYDKSEIEPVLPLSDGRDSKESRTSKELKDPAAEGTKSLSQSISSLDRDDEEAATLRQEQEMKAELVAWEQEERERALLEHREKSTPEKVLDVVRAAESLVSKSSSPVDMVVPPKSPGGTKDLKTTTIVMSKHTLAPQNTNSLSKERDGTSVDNPSPQSPVSTFTSSMNFDRTTAVQSLPSPKKKRSIPKHSITFADLPPSSRKEPINYPTSTNEYPSSLHDNRYISDPQITSYKKVYQNPIQTTQYSSRSKLPPTPLTAPPSMGDYGTSVPFDKRQNARSVGGSNQVELSPTPSPTPPLVKMSVSDKKKLFESAMEEHLKPSPKPEKVFSFLSQDEVEKMKQEEEKKIATLTRDELKSWAQLDENEGLEDLEETLEDQDNQRPNSRLSSRSSIPLLQNLPSSVRTAKAERRLKERLIQEGIISDEDEESHLSPAEQRALRAEKRAAWRQARLKSLEQDAIQAQMVIKKMSEMMDTTNKADPTQDSTDAVTAVIAVPETEKTADFTTLRPSSADFPKLAVRSKVGPPKEIRESEKVVDEKVTRRTEEYVDEVTGERRVRTVEYVEKLIERQVETLREKIISLELSNAEDEVESIIGTGASDAESESEEITGQPSNMNTMQEKTETIIPTSATEDAAPKISANTILVSKKKKRKRSKKGRH; encoded by the exons ATATACCAGACATTCCTGAGAACATCAAGAATTTACGGGCACTTCAGGTGGCGGATTTCAGCAGTAATCCAATTCCAAG ACTTCCAGCAGGGTTCGTGCAATTAAGAAACTTAACTGTTTTGGGACTCAATGATATGTCCCTTACGAATCTACCGCCTGATTTCGGAAG CTTGGAGGCGTTGCAGTCATTGGAGTTGAGGGAAAATTTGCTCAAATCCTTGCCGGAATCGCTTTCCCAACTTTATAAATTGGAGCGGCTGGATCTTGGTGACAATGACATTGAAGTTTTA CCAGCACATATAGGAAAATTACCAGCATTACAAGAATTGTGGTTGGATCATAATCAGTTGCAACATTTACCACCGGAAATCGGAGAATTGAAAACGTTAGCATGCCTGGACGTATCTGAAAACCGTCTGGAAGATCTTCCGGAAGAAATAGGAGGTTTAGAATCTTTAACAGATTTACATTTATCGCAAAAtgttattgaaaaattgcCTGATGGTCTTGGAGAATTACAGAAACTTACTATACTCAAAGTCGATCAAAATAGGCTTTCTACTCTAAATTCAAATATAGGCAG GTGTGAGAACTTACAAGAATTAATTCTTACggaaaattttcttctcgaACTGCCTGTAACTATAGGAAAACTTCATAATCTAAACAATTTAAATGTAGATAGAAATAGTTTGCAGTCGCTTCCTACGGAAATTG gaaatttaaaacaattggGTGTACTGTCTTTAAGAGATAACAAACTGCAGTATCTTCCTGTCGAAGTTGGACAATGTACAGCTCTTCATGTGTTGGATGTCTCAGGCAAtag ATTACAGTACTTGCCATATTCCTTGATCAATTTGAACTTAAAGGCAGTATGGTTAAGTAAGAATCAAGCACAACCAATGCTTACTTTTCAGACAGACGTTGATGAGGAAACAGGGCAAGAAgtattaatttgttttcttttgcCACAATTGGAAATCCATCCAGATG ATTCGGGAAGAATTGGTATGCTTGGTGGTATGAGAAATGTTATTCAAGATGGCGAAATACGTGAGCTTGGTAGTAGCGATGATGAAGGCTGGCAAGAAAAAGAAGCGTCGCGAACGCATTCCGTGAAATTTACGGATGAACCTCCGGAAACTGATAAGGAG ACACCATTCGTACGACAAAATACCCCTCATCCAAAAGAATTAAAAGCAAAAGCTCATAAATTATTTAGTAAAGGAAAAAATGACAGCCGATCAGCATCTACAGATGAGCag GATGTTTCTCAAACATTTGGTTTGGATAAAACCGAGACTGATATTTCAACAAAGTCCAACGATTTGACTACAGAGACTATAGAGCAAGAATCGTTACAACCTGAATCTATAGAAAATGCACAAAAAGAAACCATACCTGGAATAGCGGCTGATAATGCAGATTTTCAGTCCAACAATGAACCAGAAATAGTTTCTAATCAATATATCACAGAATCTAatact gaTGTGAGGACTGAAGGTTCAATATCTGAAtcaaaagatataaatgaCAAAGATGAGGAAGAAtctgaaaatgaagaaacacAAAGACATGTCGAATTTTCTATCGTAGAAGGTACTGATTATGATGGTAGTGGTGATTCAAATAGACCAAATAGACTCCATCGTAGAGATACTCCACATCacttgaaaaataaacgaatccACACAGCAAtagataaagaaaaagtagCTTCCATTATTGCGCAG GCACttacgaagaaaaatgacgaaaTCTCCACATCCACGTCAGCACCTGCAGAACCCACAGAAAATTTTGACGCTCAAAGTCAAG GTGCGATTTCTGATGCTGAGCCGACGATAGAAGTGCGAGAGGAACAATACGAAATTCATATCGAAAGAACGACAGGTGGTCTTGGATTATCAATAGCTGGTGGAATTGGTTCAACCCCTTTTAAGGGTGATGATGAAGGCATTTTTATTTCCAGAGTCACAGAAG GTGGACCTGCAGACTTAGCAGGTTTAAAAGTGGAGGATAAAGTATTGTCTGTAAATGGTGTTTCAGTAGTAAACGTAGGTCATTATGATGCTGTGGAAGTTTTGAAAGCTTGTGGACGTGTCCTTGTATTAGTGGTTCAAAGAGAAGTTACGAGGATAGTGCCACCATATGAACAG GTATCGTCGAGAAAAGACTCAGCGTGCTCTAGTTTAAGTACCAGTAGAGCTCCAAGTGCGACGTCTCATGTTTCATCTACAGGTTTACCgcataatttagaaaatggtGATGCTTTACCTCATGATGCTAttaag TCTAAGAAAATCCCTGAACCTATATCATCAACAAAGGCGGGCAATGAACCAATGGTATCTGTTCTGGTTCACACGACATTAATACGGGACCAAAATGGGCTTGGATTTAGTATTGCCGGTGGAGAGGGTTCTCCACCATTCAAAGACAATAGCGAT gcgatatatatttcaagaatAACCGATGGTGGTGTGGCACAAAAAGATGGCAAATTATTAGTTGGAGACAAAGTAATATCT attaaTGGAGTTGAAATGAGAGGAGCCAAACATGAGCAAGCAGTTGCTTTATTAACAGGTTTGGAAAGATTCGTTCGATTAGTGGTCGAACGTGAAATTCCACTTTCGCAAGCAAATGCAGCCACAGTTGTAACACCTTCAGAAAAGTCACCACGAGTGATCGGTGCACCTAGACCATATACAGGATTATATAACGCCAATAGTTATATAGCAAATAGACCGGGTTACACCGGTTATCGACGTTCTATCGATGCTGATAGGACTCTATCGCCAAGTCCTACTTCGAAAACGCCTCCGCCTATGAAAATTGAAACTACTGAGCTACCGAAAATGAATGGTGTTACAGAATCAGGAAATATTAAGAACGTTTCTTCGATATCACCAAGTCCAACAAATAGCCAACCACATCCACAACCTGCCCCCAGGCATAGCATTTCGCAACCTACAATTACACCCACGACAACTACAAGCTCAACGCCCACATCTTCTACAGAACCTAGGTCAACCTCACCCCAGGAAGACATACAG gaTGTAATTCTTGTAAAAGAAGGATCCCTAGGATTCAGTATTATTGGCGGTACAGATCATTCGTGTACTCCATTTGGTGCAAAAGAGCctggaatttttatatctcat GTTGTGCCTGGTGGTATAGCTGCAAAATCTGGTAAATTGAGAATGGGTGATAGGATACTAAAGGTAAATGGTACTGATGTAACAAAAGCTACTCATCAAGAGGCTGTGATGGAACTTTTGCGACCAGGCGATCAAATAGTGCTTACTGTCCAACATGATCCACTACCAGAAAATTATCAG CTGGTCGAAATAGAGTACATCCCTGTGACA GAATTAGTTATTACAAAAGAACCAGGCGAAAAATTGGGCATGCACATTAAAGGAGGACTTCGAGGACAAAAAGGAAATCCCCTTGATCATACAGATGAAGGGGTGTTTATATCCAAAATCAATTCAGGTGGTGCAGCTAAAAGAGATGGAAGACTGAAG gTTGGAATGAGACTACTAGAAGTCAATGGGACGTCGCTGTTAGGTGCGACTCATCAAGAAGCAGTAAATATATTACGGTGTTCAGGAAACACAATTACGTTAGTAGTTTGTAAAGGATATGATAAAAGTGAAATTGAACCAGTATTACCATTATCCGATGGTAGAGATTCTAAAGAATCTAGGACATCCAAGGAATTGAAGGATCCTGCAGCAGAGGGTACTAAATCATTATCGCAAAGTATATCTAGTTTGGATCGCGATGATGAAGAAGCAGCAACTCTCAGACAAGAGCAAGAAATGAAAGCTGAACTTGTAGCATGGGaacaagaagaaagagaacgtGCTTTGCTTGAACATAGAGAAAAATCTACCCCTGAAAAA GTATTAGATGTAGTAAGAGCAGCCGAATCATTAGTAAGCAAATCAAGTAGTCCGGTTGATATGGTTGTACCACCAAAGTCACCTGGTGGTACAAAAGATCTCAAAACAACCACTATTGTGATGAGCAAACACACTTTAGCACCTCAAAATACAAAT TCACTGAGCAAAGAGAGAGATGGAACATCAGTGGACAATCCATCGCCACAATCTCCGGTCTCTACTTTTACTTCATCAATGAATTTTGATCGCACTACTGCTGTCCAAAGCTTGCCCTCTCCAAAGAAAAAACGTTCCATACCGAAACATAGTATTACATTCGCTGATCTTCCTCCCAGTTCTAGAAAAGAACCAATTAATTATCCAACTTCAACAAATGAATATCCTTCATCTTTGCATGATAATAGATATATTTCTGATCCTCAAATTACTTCTTATAAGAAAGTCTATCAAAATCCTATCCAAACTACTCAGTACTCATCTCGTTCCAAACTTCCTCCTACTCCTTTGACTGCTCCTCCATCCATGGGAGATTATGGCACTTCAGTCCCTTTTGATAAACGACAGAACGCACGCTCTGTTGGTGGGAGTAATCAGGTTGAG cTTTCACCAACACCATCACCAACACCACCTTTAGTGAAGATGTCAGTTagtgataaaaagaaattgtttgaaaGTGCCATGGAGGAACATTTGAAACCTTCCCCTAAGCCAg AAAAAGTATTCAGTTTTCTAAGTCAAGATGAAgttgaaaaaatgaaacaagaaGAAG AAAAAAAGATAGCTACTCTAACGCGTGATGAATTAAAATCATGGGCTCAACTCGATGAAAACGAAGGCTTGGAAGATTTAGAGGAAACATTAGAAGATCAGGATAACCAGCGACCTAA TAGCCGACTGAGTTCGCGAAGTTCGATCCCCCTTCTGCAGAATCTTCCAAGCAGTGTAAGGACAGCAAAAGCAGAACGTCGCTTGAAAGAGAGACTGATACAGGAg GGTATAATTTCTGATGAAGATGAAGAAAGTCATTTGAGTCCTGCTGAACAAAGAGCACTAAGAGCAGAGAAGCGTGCAGCATGGAGACAAGCACGTTTAAAATCTCTGGAACag GATGCTATTCAAGCACAGATGGTAATTAAGAAAATGAGTGAAATGATGGATACTACAAATAAGGCAGATCCTACGCAGGATTCTACAGATGCTGTTACTGCTGTTATTGCTGTTCCTGAAACAGAAAAGACAGCCGAT TTCACTACGTTACGGCCGTCTAGTGCAGATTTTCCCAAACTTGCTGTACGCAGCAAGGTGGGTCCCCCTAAAGAGATACGCGAATCCGAGAAAGTAGTGGACGAGAAGGTCACTCGACGTACCGAGGAATACGTGGATGAGGTGACGGGTGAACGGCGTGTCCGTACAGTCGAATACGTCGAGAAGCTCATTGAGCGACAG